A single region of the Camelus dromedarius isolate mCamDro1 chromosome 21, mCamDro1.pat, whole genome shotgun sequence genome encodes:
- the LOC105105938 gene encoding LOW QUALITY PROTEIN: receptor-type tyrosine-protein phosphatase V-like (The sequence of the model RefSeq protein was modified relative to this genomic sequence to represent the inferred CDS: substituted 1 base at 1 genomic stop codon), which translates to MRPLVLFAALLWLGVFLAQEDECPSLEGGPGGKSRGPPPAVNVSGQGTSASLALSWAAPGPGSASHTLRLTQLSPLGFPEGQQLRPTPTCSALSSRTWCQEVTTSWKRWPCTLQQGRCPGPEHGASASGAAPSTVQALRLHSSASPSSLEASWGTAPGGQDGYQLLPYHLESQAVAHNISVAPGTLSYNFSDLLPGSEYLLAVTTWAANLQAKTSTHQWTAPEAPGQLALRALGTSALQASWNSSWGAAWLHLALTDLLGGPNLMAGIRRGVSSHTFAHLSPGTPYKLMLTAVAGPLQTVGPNATEWTYPSAPLDLLLMPLPPGLCASWEAGPGAQDGYMLRLSRPVEKTITLGPRALNATFPGPLPAGRYTLELRVLAGPHDAWAQASAWLEGESGLGRRRVGPCTKRQVNSPSPGTMSSPNSAAQPGQGDGPELPRDGQEASGGPGSQTVLYTEGAPGLLRNISVPPGATPGTLHGPGGHYQADVVSSLGNTTQSLPGHTGSLAPLSLKVTGRGSPSELAIGWVPAPGQWEGYRVSWHLEGSQRSPGGLVAMGSDHSSPTLMGLVPGSCYTVSAWTWAGNLSSSVQRAGACTLPAPPANLSLGLAAQPPVLSASWSPPPGGRDDFLLQLHRLRPPALEGQDTLAPEAHSFSWARLPPGTVFLVWLSTLRGPDKSSSANASGWTPPAPPVVNVTSEGPTQLWTSWVHAPGGRDGYQVTLLQAGVRVGSRTVGAQVDSASFSALTPGTEYEVAVVAQAVPLCGAAANPSGWTSPLVPVELLVSTQVGSAVVSLAWASGPLGCGVCCAQLCEAGLLSRVQPLVLGQAHLALRDLTPGRNLSLSVLCQAGPLQASTHHVVLPVEPDPVEDVQCRPEATRLTLTWTVPPGAVDTCLVVAEXLVAGGNAQPVFQTDTSGDALLLSGLEPSTPYRLSLSVRGSNGRGSRAATLVCATSAQAWRPPELAPAPQLEPGLGMGVMITRGMFGKDDGQIQWYGIIATTNMSRESWAQEGEDDPGCCPAGVGEGSSTVETQGSPSAGEQGHGPTALSALPVPVPVPVTQPPREAVNHTWYDHYYGGHDSYLAILLANPFHPGPWAVPTSWRVPVGMEDCSQTQDICNGQLKPGSQYRKRSGGRLLCSLRALNRCGRRTVCVSAAHACLLGGLGLLPAPLPQVQCCGVHPVQPSRDPRLLLCLLRAEKKLSSQERTAYNLRRTHRPIPAHSFRQSYEAKSAHAHQAFFQEFEELKEVGKELPRLEAEHPANAAKNRYPHVLPYDHSRVRLAPLDGEPHSDYVNGSFVPGYTHRQDFIVTQGPLKKTLEDFWRLVWEQQVHTIIMLTVGMENGQVLCEHYWPANPTPVTHGHITVHLLAEEPEEEWTKREFQLQHAAQQPARRVKQLQFTTWPDHGVPETPSSLLAFVDLVQEQARAAQGTGPLLVHCSAGMGRSGTFVALLRLLRQLEEEQMVHVFHAAYTLRPHRPLMIQTPSQYVFLHSCLLSKVLEGPSSSSGRAAKTGSWGASSGTRAAREAPMPQPIPVGNFAQACTLRAADTNTGFVGEYKLLLQALKDHVGSATTPPGCEQEHSGDVQGGPSGCDHVVLTGPTGPEELWELVWEYGACVLVSLCPPDVQEKRGSRKERPVQRLQLPRGEPGQELPAATLLPFLAAMGQCCSREAGKPGMLLSHSRCCWTGTGGVGKPLTASPRASHPTEPSLEGHSPLLTQPDIFQESAPILLGPGVGWPCLASLPGPQAQAGFSHLPGYLALLLAPKVPPPTQDQLQQGCGPAGHLPGHGPAAAAGRG; encoded by the exons ATGAGGCCCCTGGTCCTGTTTGCTGCCCTCCTCTGGCTCGGAGTCTTCTTGGCGCAG GAAGACGAGTGCCCCTCCCTGGAAGGGGGTCCAGGCGGGAAGAGCAGAG GACCACCTCCAGCCGTGAACGTGAGTGGCCAGGGGACGTCCGCCAGCCTCGCTCTGAgctgggcagccccagggcctggcagtgcCAGTCACACCCTCCGTCTAACCCAGCTGAGCCCCCTGGGCTTCCCCGAAGGGCAGCAGCTCAGACCCACACCAACGTGTTCAGCTTTGAGTTCCAGGACCTGGTGCCAGGAAGTCACTACCAGCTGGAAGAGATGGCCCTGCACCCTC CAGCAGGGGCGATGCCCTGGCCCTGAACATGGTGCCTCTGCTTCCGGTGCAGCCCCGTCCACTGTCCAGGCCCTGCGGCTCCACAGCTCTGCGAGCCCGTCCAGCCTGGAGGCCTCATGGGGCACTGCCCCCGGTGGGCAGGATGGCTACCAGCTTCTCCCCTACCACCTGGAATCCCAGGCAGTGGCTCATAACATCTCCGTGGCCCCGGGGACCCTGTCCTACAATTTCAGCGACCTCTTACCAGGCAGCGAGTACCTTTTGGCGGTTACCACCTGGGCCGCCAACCTCCAGGCAAAGACCAGCACCCACCAGTGGACAG cccccgaGGCTCCAGGTCAGCTGGCGCTGCGTGCCCTGGGCACCAGTGCCCTGCAGGCCTCCTGGAACAGCTCTTGGGGCGCCGCCTGGCTACATCTCGCCCTCACAGACCTCCTTGGTGGCCCCAACCTGATGGCAGGGATCAGACGGGGGGTCTCCAGTCACACCTTTGCTCATCTCTCTCCGGGAACCCCCTACAAGCTGATGCTCACAGCTGTTGCCGGGCCCCTTCAGACAGTGGGACCCAACGCCACTGAGTGGACCT ATCCCTCAGCCCCCCTGGACCTGCTGCTcatgcccctgcccccagggctctGTGCCAGCTGGGAggcggggcccggggcccagGATGGCTACATGCTCAGGCTGAGCAGGCCAGTGGAGAAGACCATCACTCTGGGCCCCAGGGCCCTTAATGCCACGTTCCCAGGGCCCCTGCCAGCCGGACGCTACACTCTGGAGCTGAGGGTTCTGGCCGGGCCCCATGacgcctgggcccaggccagtgCCTGGCTGGAGGGTGAGTCTGGGCTAGGGCGGAGGAGGGTGGGGCCCTGCACCAAGAGGCAGGTGAATTCTCCCTCTCCAGGGACCATGTCCTCTCCCAACTCTGCAGCCCAGCCTGGACAAGGTGACGGCCCTGAGCTGCCCCGGGATGGGCAGGAGGCCAGCGGGGGGCCTGGGAGCCAGACCGTGCTCTACACCGAGGGAGCCCCAGGCCTTCTCAGAAACATCTCCGTGCCACCCGGTGCCACCCCAGGCACCCTCCATGGGCCTGGGGGCCACTACCAGGCGGACGTGGTCTCTTCTCTGGGGAACACCACCCAGAGCCTCCCAGGCCACACAG GATCCCTGGCACCCCTGTCTCTGAAAGTCACTGGCaggggcagcccctctgagctggCCATTGGCTGGGTCCCAGCGCCGGGGCAGTGGGAAGGCTACAGGGTCAGCTGGCACTTGGAAGGCAGCCAGAGGTCACCAGGTGGTCTCGTCGCTATGGGCTCAGATCACTCCAGCCCGACGCTGATGGGCCTAGTGCCCGGCTCCTGCTACACCGTGTCGGCGTGGACCTGGGCGGGGAACCTCAGCTCCAGCGTCCAGAGGGCCGGCGCCTGCACCC TCCCTGCACCTCCCGCCAACTTGAGCCTGGGTCTGGCTGCCCAGCCTCCTGTCCTGAGTGCTTCCTGGAGCCCCCCACCGGGGGGCAGGGATGACTTCCTCCTGCAGCTTCACCGCCTGAGGCCCCCGGCTCTGGAGGGCCAGGACACTCTGGCCCCCGAGGCACACAGCTTTTCCTGGGCCCGGCTGCCCCCAGGCACCGTGTTCCTGGTGTGGCTGTCTACCCTGCGGGGGCCGGACAAGAGCAGCAGCGCCAATGCCTCAGGCTGGAC CCCCCCCGCCCCTCCTGTGGTAAATGTGACCAGTGAAGGCCCCACCCAGCTCTGGACATCCTGGGTCCATGCTCCTGGGGGCCGGGATGGCTACCAGGTGACCCTGTTGCAGGCAGGCGTCCGGGTGGGCTCCAGGACCGTGGGGGCGCAGGTGGACAGCGCCAGCTTCTCAGCTCTCACTCCAGGCACTGAGTATGAGGTGGCGGTCGTCGCGCAAGCTGTGCCTCTCTGCGGGGCGGCGGCCAACCCCTCGGGCTGGACGT ccccactGGTGCCCGTTGAGCTGCTGGTGTCGACGCAGGTGGGCAGTGCCGTGGTCAGCCTGGCCTGGGCCAGCGGCCCCCTGGGGTGTGGTGTGTGCTGCGCCCAGCTCTGCGAGGCCGGGCTCCTCTCCCGGGTGCAGCCCCTGGTGCTGGGCCAAGCCCATCTGGCCCTGAGGGACCTCACACCTGGACGCAACCTCTCCCTGTCGGTGCTGTGCCAGGCAGGGCCACTCCAGGCCTCCACCCACCATGTGGTGCTGCCTGTGG AGCCGGACCCCGTGGAGGATGTGCAGTGCCGGCCCGAGGCCACCCGTCTGACCCTGACCTGGACAGTGCCCCCGGGGGCCGTGGACACCTGCCTGGTGGTGGCAGAGTAGCTGGTGGCCGGGGGCAATGCCCAGCCAGTCTTCCAGACCGACACCTCTGGGGACGCCCTCCTGCTATCTGGCCTGGAGCCCTCCACTCCCTACCGCCTCAGCCTCTCTGTGCGGGGCAGCAATGGCCGGGGCAGCCGGGCCGCTACCCTGGTGTGCGCCACATCTGCCCAGG CCTGGCGCCCCCCAGAGCTGGCCCCAGCGCCCCAGCTGGAGCCTGGTTTGGGGATGGGCGTGATGATCACACGGGGCATGTTTGGCAAGGATGACGGGCAGATCCAGTGGTATGGCATCATCGCCACCACCAACATGTCGCGTGAGTCCTGGGCACAAGAGGGGGAGGATGACCCTGGCTGCTGCCCGgcaggggtgggtgaggggtCCAG CACCGTGGAAACACAGGGAAGCCCCTCTGCTGGGGAGCAAGGCCATGGCCccactgccctctctgccctccctgtcCCGGTCCCTGTCCCAGTGACTCAGCCGCCCCGGGAGGCTGTCAACCACACGTGGTACGACCACTACTATGGAGGACACGACTCCTACTTGGCCATCCTGCTCGCCAACCCCTTccaccctgggccctgggctgtgcCGACCTCCTGGAGGGTGCCTGTGGGGATGGAGGACTGCAGCCAGACTCAGGACATCTGTAACGGGCAGCTCAAGCCAGGTTCCCAGTATCG gaagaggagcgGGGGGCGCTTGCTGTGCAGTCTCAGGGCCCTGAACAGGTGCGGGCGTCGCACCGTCTGTGTGTCTGCTGCTCATGCCTGTCTCCTGGGAGGGCTGGGCCTGctgcctgcccctctgccccaggtTCAGTGTTGTGGCGTTCACCCAGTACAGCCCTCCCGAGACCCTCgtctccttctctgccttctcag GGCAGAGAAGAAGCTGAGTTCCCAGGAGCGGACTGCTTACAACCTGCG gagGACCCACCGGCCCATCCCTGCCCACAGCTTCCGGCAGAGCTACGAGGCCAAGAGTgcccacgcccaccaggctttcTTCCAGGAGTTCGAG GAGCTGAAGGAGGTGGGCAAGGAGCTGCCCAGGCTGGAGGCTGAGCACCCAGCCAACGCTGCCAAGAACCGCTACCCACACGTGCTGCCCT ATGACCACTCCCGGGTCAGGCTGGCCCCTCTGGACGGAGAGCCCCACTCTGACTATGTCAACGGCAGCTTCGTCCCG GGCTACACCCACCGGCAGGATTTCATTGTCACCCAGGGGCCCCTCAAGAAGACCCTGGAGGACTTCTGGCGGCTGGTGTGGGAGCAGCAGGTCCACACCATCATCATGCTGACGGTGGGCATGGAGAACGGGCAG GTGCTGTGTGAGCACTACTGGCCAGCCAACCCCACCCCCGTCACCCATGGGCACATCACCGTCCACCTCCTGGCCGAGGAGCCGGAAGAGGAGTGGACCAAGCGGGAGTTCCAGCTGCAGCAC GCTGCCCAGCAACCAGCACGGAGGGTGAAGCAGCTGCAGTTTACCACCTGGCCCGACCACGGCGTTCCCGAGacccccagctccctgctggcCTTCGTGGATCTGGTCCAGGAGCAGGCCAGGGCTGCCCAGGGCACGGGGCCCCTCCTGGTGCACTGCAG TGCAGGCATGGGCCGCTCCGGCACCTTCGTGGCCCTGTTGAGGCTCTTgcggcagctggaggaggagcagatGGTGCACGTGTTCCACGCAGCATACACACTGCGGCCGCACCGGCCCCTCATGATCCAGACCCCG agcCAGTACGTCTTCCTGCACAGCTGCCTCCTGAGCAAGGTCCTGGAAGGGCCCTCCAGCTCCTCTGG CAGGGCCGCGAAGACAGGAAGCTGGGGAGCCTCAAGTGGCACCCGTGCTGCCCGCGAGGCCCCCATGCCCCAGCCCATCCCCGTGGGGAACTTCGCGCAGGCGTGCACTCTCAGGGCGGCTGACACCAACACTGGCTTTGTTGGGGAGTACAAG ctcctgctCCAGGCCCTCAAGGACCATGTCGGCTCTGCTACGACCCCTCCTGGCTGTGAGCAGGAGCACTCAGGGGACGTGCAG GGCGGGCCTTCTGGCTGCGACCACGTGGTGCTGACTGGCCCAACAGGGCCTGAGGAGTTGTGGGAGCTGGTGTGGGAGTACGGGGCCTGCGTGCTGGTCTCCCTGTGCCCGCCGGATGTCCAGGAGAAA cgtgggagcaggaaggagaggccgGTGCAGCGGCTGCAGCTTCCCCGCGGGGAGCCGGGGCAGGAACTCCCAGCTGCCACGCTGCTGCCCTTCCTGGCTGCCATGGGCCAGTGCTGCTCCCGGGAAGCGGGGAAGCCAGGCATGCTGCTCAGCCACTCCAGGTGCTGCTGGACGGGGACTGGGGGAGTGGGCAAACCCCTCACTGCCTCCCCGAGGGCCTCACATCCCACTGAGCCCAGCTTAGAAGGACACAGCCCCCTCCTCACTCAGCCTGACATCTTTCAGGAATCTGCCCCCATCCTACTGGGGCCTGGGGTTGGCTGGCCGTGCCTAGCATCTCTCCCTGgtccccaggcccaggctgggttCTCCCATCTCCCTGGGTACCTGGCCCTCCTCCTTGCCCCTAAGGTTCCCCCTCCAACTCAAGACCAATTGCAGCAAGGGTGCGGCCCAGCTGGGCACCTTCCTGGCCATGGACCAGCTGCTGCAGCAGGCAGGGGCTGA